A single region of the Streptomyces sp. NBC_01262 genome encodes:
- the uvrB gene encoding excinuclease ABC subunit UvrB has translation MRPVSDIERTVAPFEVVSPFKPSGDQPTAIDDLERRIRAGEQDVVLLGATGTGKSATTAWMVERLQRPTLVMAPNKTLAAQLANEFRELLPNNAVEYFVSYYDYYQPEAYVPQTDTYIEKDSSINEEVERLRHSATNSLLTRRDVIVVASVSCIYGLGTPQEYIDRMVRLKVGDEIDRDRLLRKFVDIQYARNDVAFSRGTFRVRGDTIEIFPVYEELAVRIEMFGDEIEALSTLHPLTGEVITDDQQLYVFPASHYVAGPERMERAIAGIEKELEGQLALMEKQGKLLEAQRLRMRTTYDIEMMRQIGTCSGIENYSRHIDGREGGTAPDTLIDYFPEDFLLVIDESHVTVPQIGAMYEGDASRKRTLVDHGFRLPSALDNRPLKWEEFLGRVGQTVYLSATPGPYELSRGDGVVEQIIRPTGLIDPEVVVKPTQGQIDDLVHEIRIRAEKNERVLVTTLTKKMSEDLTDYMLELGIQVRYLHSDIDTLRRVELLRELRAGEYDVLVGINLLREGLDLPEVSLVAILDADKEGFLRSGTSLIQTIGRAARNVSGQVHMYADRITPSMAKAIDETNRRREKQIAYNTERGIDPQPLRKKIAGIMDSFAREDADTEELLGSGRQRSRGKAPVPGLSAKAGGKRAGKSLPAEELADLIGELTEQMHAAAAELQFEVAARLRDELGELKKELRQMREAGMA, from the coding sequence ATGCGGCCCGTATCAGACATCGAACGCACCGTGGCGCCCTTCGAGGTCGTCAGCCCCTTCAAGCCCAGCGGTGACCAGCCCACCGCCATCGACGACCTGGAGCGGCGCATCCGTGCCGGTGAACAGGATGTCGTCCTGCTGGGGGCGACCGGCACCGGAAAGTCGGCGACGACGGCGTGGATGGTCGAGCGGCTGCAGCGCCCGACGCTGGTGATGGCTCCGAACAAGACACTCGCCGCCCAGCTCGCCAACGAGTTCCGCGAGCTGCTTCCGAACAACGCGGTCGAGTACTTCGTCTCGTACTACGACTACTACCAGCCCGAGGCGTACGTCCCGCAGACGGACACCTACATCGAGAAGGACTCCTCGATCAACGAGGAGGTCGAGCGCCTCCGCCACTCGGCGACGAATTCCCTGCTCACCCGGCGCGATGTGATCGTCGTCGCGTCCGTGTCCTGCATCTACGGCCTCGGCACGCCGCAGGAATACATCGACCGTATGGTGCGCCTCAAGGTCGGCGACGAGATCGACCGCGACCGGCTGCTGCGCAAGTTCGTCGACATCCAGTACGCCCGCAATGACGTGGCGTTCTCCCGCGGCACATTCCGCGTGCGCGGCGACACCATCGAGATCTTCCCGGTCTACGAGGAGCTCGCCGTCCGCATCGAGATGTTCGGCGACGAGATCGAGGCGCTGTCCACCCTCCACCCGCTCACCGGCGAGGTCATCACCGACGACCAGCAGCTCTACGTGTTCCCGGCCAGCCACTACGTGGCCGGTCCGGAGCGCATGGAGCGGGCCATCGCGGGGATCGAGAAGGAGCTCGAAGGACAGCTCGCGCTCATGGAGAAGCAGGGCAAGCTCCTGGAGGCGCAGCGGCTGCGCATGCGCACGACGTACGACATCGAGATGATGCGGCAGATCGGCACCTGCTCCGGCATCGAGAACTACTCCCGCCACATCGACGGCCGCGAGGGCGGCACCGCGCCGGACACCCTCATCGACTACTTCCCGGAGGACTTCCTCCTGGTCATCGACGAGTCGCATGTCACCGTGCCGCAGATCGGCGCGATGTACGAGGGCGACGCCTCCCGCAAGCGCACGCTGGTCGACCACGGCTTCCGGCTGCCGTCCGCGCTGGACAACCGGCCGCTGAAGTGGGAGGAGTTCCTCGGGCGGGTCGGCCAGACCGTGTATCTGTCGGCGACCCCGGGCCCGTACGAGCTGTCGCGCGGCGACGGGGTCGTCGAGCAGATCATCCGGCCGACCGGTCTGATCGACCCCGAGGTGGTCGTCAAGCCGACCCAGGGACAGATCGACGACCTGGTGCACGAGATCCGCATCCGCGCCGAGAAGAACGAACGCGTACTGGTCACCACCCTCACCAAGAAGATGTCCGAGGACCTCACCGACTACATGCTCGAACTGGGCATCCAGGTGCGGTATCTGCACAGCGACATCGACACCCTGCGCCGGGTCGAGCTGCTGCGCGAGCTGCGCGCGGGCGAGTACGACGTGCTGGTGGGCATCAACCTGCTGCGCGAGGGCCTCGACCTGCCCGAGGTGTCGCTGGTGGCGATCCTGGACGCCGACAAGGAGGGCTTCCTGCGCTCGGGTACGTCCCTGATCCAGACCATCGGCCGCGCGGCGCGCAACGTGTCGGGCCAGGTCCACATGTACGCGGACCGGATCACGCCGTCGATGGCCAAGGCCATCGACGAGACCAACCGGCGGCGCGAGAAGCAGATCGCGTACAACACGGAACGCGGCATCGACCCGCAGCCGCTGCGGAAGAAGATCGCCGGGATCATGGACTCCTTCGCCCGCGAGGACGCCGACACCGAGGAACTGCTCGGCAGCGGCCGGCAGCGCTCGCGGGGCAAGGCGCCGGTGCCGGGCCTGTCGGCGAAGGCGGGCGGCAAGCGGGCGGGCAAGAGCCTGCCGGCGGAGGAGCTGGCGGATCTCATCGGCGAGCTGACCGAGCAGATGCACGCGGCGGCGGCCGAGCTGCAGTTCGAGGTGGCGGCTCGGCTGCGTGACGAACTGGGGGAGCTCAAGAAGGAGCTGCGCCAGATGAGGGAGGCCGGAATGGCCTGA
- a CDS encoding TerD family protein, whose amino-acid sequence MTVNMTKGQQISLQKSDGGTLTAVRMGLGWQAAPRRGLFGKRTQEIDLDASAVLFADKEPTDVVFFQHLVSNDGSVRHTGDNRVGGAGQGGDDESILVDLQRVPVHVNQIVFTVNSFTGQTFGEVQNAFCRLVDETNGQELARYTLTGGGPHTAQIMAKVERSGAGWSMTAIGTPANGRTFQDLLPAIASAL is encoded by the coding sequence GTGACGGTCAACATGACCAAGGGCCAGCAGATCAGCCTGCAGAAGTCCGACGGGGGGACTCTGACAGCGGTGCGGATGGGGCTGGGCTGGCAGGCCGCCCCGCGCCGCGGGCTCTTCGGCAAGCGCACCCAGGAGATCGACCTGGACGCGTCGGCGGTGCTGTTCGCCGACAAGGAGCCGACGGACGTGGTGTTCTTCCAGCACCTCGTCAGCAACGACGGGTCCGTCCGGCACACCGGTGACAACCGGGTCGGCGGGGCGGGCCAGGGCGGCGACGACGAGTCGATCCTGGTCGACCTGCAGCGGGTGCCGGTGCACGTCAACCAGATCGTCTTCACCGTCAACTCCTTCACCGGCCAGACCTTCGGCGAGGTCCAGAACGCGTTCTGCCGACTGGTCGACGAGACCAACGGCCAGGAGCTGGCCCGCTACACCCTCACCGGCGGTGGCCCGCACACCGCGCAGATCATGGCGAAGGTGGAGCGCTCCGGCGCCGGCTGGTCGATGACCGCGATCGGCACCCCGGCCAACGGGCGAACCTTCCAGGACCTGCTGCCGGCCATCGCATCGGCGCTGTAG
- a CDS encoding TerD family protein: MTAELVRGQNHPLRETRLEITVSAATPVLSGSTAGETLRLYSQDACVHRFPVELDAVPASEERVSVVLALPPGVRFGAVAAPYVAVLGAGSGAELASFTIDGLGDESALVALEFYRRQGAWKVRAVGQGYAGGLPELLRDLGLKQPEPEPEPKPDPAPSAAQPVAGEASGWSMEERLYNQVWGMFEDLARTIAGYRSAVGFAESRLDQELDRALSDPRTRVGAAAEAARDQAMARHTDLVDQARAALDRDLAQLTAEAEVVEPALPPAYAGWDSPVWHGYAVPDEPSMAVRVGELHLPEQPALRIPMLVRLPLERGLWVDSAQDRRRAQDVAVALAARLMASYPVGGYALQVIDPSGSAASALAPLVGSGVLREPPATGAAGVTTVLSRLTERVDLVHMALRAGAPDALPPDLDPAEQLLIVNDFPYGFDDRAITQLRYLADEGPSAGVHLLLIADREDAHEYGPVLDPLWRSLLRLTAVPDDHMADPWVGHAWTYEPLLPPHGSQVLPLVLRQIAAARQAYGS, encoded by the coding sequence ATGACCGCCGAGCTGGTACGGGGACAGAACCACCCGCTGCGCGAGACCCGGCTGGAGATCACGGTGTCGGCGGCCACGCCGGTGCTGTCGGGCAGCACGGCGGGGGAGACCCTGCGGCTCTACTCGCAGGACGCCTGCGTCCACCGCTTCCCCGTCGAGCTGGACGCGGTGCCCGCCTCCGAGGAGCGGGTCAGCGTGGTGCTCGCGCTGCCCCCGGGCGTCCGCTTCGGGGCGGTGGCCGCTCCGTACGTGGCCGTCCTGGGCGCGGGCAGCGGCGCGGAGCTGGCGAGCTTCACCATCGACGGGCTCGGCGACGAGTCCGCGCTGGTCGCCCTTGAGTTCTACCGCAGGCAGGGCGCCTGGAAGGTACGCGCGGTCGGGCAGGGCTACGCGGGCGGCCTCCCCGAGCTGCTGCGGGACCTGGGCCTGAAGCAGCCCGAGCCCGAGCCCGAGCCCAAGCCGGATCCGGCCCCATCCGCTGCCCAGCCCGTCGCCGGGGAGGCCAGCGGCTGGAGCATGGAGGAGCGGCTCTACAACCAGGTCTGGGGGATGTTCGAGGACCTGGCCCGCACCATCGCCGGGTACCGCAGCGCCGTCGGCTTCGCCGAGTCCCGGCTCGACCAGGAGCTGGACCGGGCCCTGTCCGATCCGCGCACCCGGGTCGGCGCGGCCGCCGAGGCCGCCCGCGACCAGGCCATGGCCCGCCACACCGACCTGGTCGACCAGGCCCGTGCCGCCCTGGACCGGGACCTGGCGCAGCTCACCGCCGAGGCCGAGGTGGTCGAGCCCGCGCTGCCGCCCGCCTACGCGGGCTGGGACAGCCCGGTCTGGCACGGCTACGCGGTGCCGGACGAGCCCTCGATGGCCGTCCGCGTCGGTGAGCTCCATCTGCCCGAGCAACCGGCGCTGCGGATCCCCATGCTCGTACGGCTGCCGCTGGAGCGCGGCCTGTGGGTCGACAGCGCCCAGGACCGGCGACGCGCCCAGGATGTCGCCGTCGCCCTCGCCGCCCGGCTGATGGCCTCCTACCCGGTCGGCGGCTACGCCCTCCAGGTCATCGACCCCTCCGGCTCGGCGGCGTCCGCCCTCGCCCCGCTCGTCGGCTCCGGCGTCCTGCGCGAGCCGCCGGCCACGGGAGCCGCCGGGGTGACCACGGTGCTCAGCCGCCTCACCGAACGCGTCGACCTCGTCCATATGGCCCTTCGGGCCGGCGCCCCCGACGCGCTCCCGCCCGACCTCGACCCCGCCGAACAGCTGCTGATCGTCAACGACTTCCCGTACGGCTTCGACGACCGGGCCATCACCCAGCTCCGCTACCTCGCCGACGAGGGCCCCTCCGCCGGCGTCCACCTCCTCCTGATCGCCGACCGCGAGGACGCCCACGAATACGGCCCCGTCCTCGACCCCCTCTGGCGCTCCCTGCTCCGCCTCACCGCCGTCCCGGACGACCACATGGCCGATCCCTGGGTCGGCCACGCCTGGACGTACGAGCCGCTGCTGCCGCCGCATGGCAGCCAGGTGCTCCCGCTCGTACTGCGGCAGATAGCCGCCGCCCGGCAGGCCTATGGCAGCTGA